A segment of the Tautonia rosea genome:
TACATCGAGCACGACCGGGGCAGCAGGCGTCCCGAGCTGTTCGGCCAGAGCCGGAGCGGTGATGCGAGGGGTCGATCGGATCAGGTCGTCCCGGCCGTCAAGGGCACCCATACCCCCCTTGAGGTAGCCGGCGGCGTTGTCGAAGCCGATCCGGCCGAGCCGCATGATGGCCTCCTCCTCGTCCCCGGTTTCGGCAATGACCACGATCGGTCGATCATGGCTCAGGACGGTGCCGCTCCAGGTCGCATATTGCCCCTTCAATCCGACATTGATGGCCCCGGCCAGGTGAGCCCCTTCGAAGTCGGCAGCTTCTCGGACATCGAGCACCTGGGCCCCTTCGTTCCGGATGCGGAGGAATTCGTCGAGGTCGAGTGGCCGGAGTGCCTGTTTCATTGTTTCGTCGAGACTGGACCGCTCCTTGCGGTTCAGGATCGCGTCGTGGACGAAGTAGTCGGGGGCATCAGGCTGATCGACTTCAACGAGCTTGATGAATTGCTCCTTGCTCATCGGTTGCAACGCATAATTGTATTTTTTTTGCTCGCCGATGGTCGAGACCCGCTCGGTACTGAGCTGCTTGCCGCAGAGCGATCCCGCGCCATGGGCCGGATAGACGAGTGTTTCGTCGGGCAGCTTGACAAGCTTGTTCGTGATCGAGTCGTAAAGCATCTCGGCCAACTCATCTGCCGTCACGCCGATGGAGGCAAGCAGATCGGGGCGTCCCACGTCGCCGATAAAGAGCGTATCACCGGTCAGGACAGCGTGCGGTTGTGCGTCGCTTTTGGTCAGGTCGTAGACGAGGATCGAGATCCCTTCAGGCGTGTGACCAGGGGTCTCCATAATCTCCAGGCGAACGTCACCAAATTCAACCACGTCACCATGCTTGACGGGGGTGAATTCGTATTCGGCCTCAGCGCGAGCGCCAAGGTAGATGTGAGCCCCCGTACGGTTTCGGAGCTCAATGTGCCCGGCGAGGAAGTCGGCGTGGAAGTGGGTCAGGAACACATAGCGAATGGTCCATCCGTTCGCTTCGGCATCGCGAACGTATTGATCGATGTCGCGCTGAGGGTCGACCACCGCGGCGATTCCCGTTCGCTCGTCCACAATCATGTACGAGGCATGAGCCAGGCAGCCCAGGTAATATTGCTCGATTTTCATGGTCGGACGCTCCCTGTTGACGCCCACTCCCTGAGGGGCGTCCCGATTGTTCGGGCAACAAGATCCGCAGTCTCACACGACGAAAATCGAGCAGAGCAAGGTATGGGCCAATATGCCGCCTTCTGTCTGCGACTCCAACGTAAGTCCAATCAAAGTAGTGAGATAAAAAATCAACGAATTGCCGGATGTCCTCAAGGGGAAAGAGCTCATTCCGGGCGTTAAGGGGGATGGTGTTAAGGTGTTAAGTTGGCGCGCTAACCCGACGTTGATGGGGTCTCAATCGCGTACTTGCGGATTTTTTTCCAGAGGGTGACCCGGCTGGTGCCGAGGAGACGGGCGGCTTCAGTGCGGTTGCCACCGGTCTGATCCAGGGCTTCGAGGATGCGGCGTCGTTCTGCTTGATCTGCGGCACTCAGGGGGTGCGAATCGGAAAGGGCCGCCCGATCCGAGGTTCGTTGAGTGCGGAGCTCGACCGGCAAGTCGAGCAGGGTGATGGTGTCGCCGACGACGGTCACAAACGCATGCTCCAGGGCGTTGCGAAGTTCTCGGACGTTTCCTGGCCACGGGTAATTCATCAGGGCTTGAAGCGCATCGCGGGCGATGCCGCGGACGGAGCGATGATATTCGCGCGAAAGTTGATCGATGAAGTGGCGGACCAAGAGGGGGAGATCCTCGCGCCGCTCGCGGAGCGGAGGTAATCGGATTTCAAAGACATGAATCCGATAATAAAAATCTTCGCGGAATCCCCCAGAGGCGACCAGTTCTTTCAGGTGCTTGTTGGTTGCCGTGATCAGACGGACGTTGACTCGGGTTGGGGTGTCGGCCCCGACGCGACGGATCTCCCGTTCTTGTAAAACCCGAAGGAGCTTCAACTGGAGCAGAGGGGAGACATCGCCAATTTCATCGAGGAACAAAGTTCCGCCGTCGGCAGCCTGAAACAGGCCGATCTTATCGCGGTCGGCGCTGGTGAAGGCCCCTTTGACATGGCCGAAGAGTTCCGATTCGAGCAGCGTTTCAGGGATCGCCGAGCAATTGATTGCCAGGAAGGGGCGGTCCTTGCGGTTGCTCAGTGAATGAATGGCACCGGCGGCCAGTTCCTTGCCGGTGCCAGACTCACCGGAAACGAAGACGGTCACGTCGCTGTGAGCGGCCAGTCGGATGCGTCGGAAGACCTCTTGCATCGGAGCGCTGGAGCCGACAAGCTTGCCAAAGGCGTCTCGGTTTCGGGTCTGCTCCTCCAGCAACGCAATGCGTTCGTTGGCCTGAAGAAACGGAGTGAGGTCCGAGAAGTTGCAGACGGCCCCGGCCACCTCACCATCCGCATCGTGAATCAGGCGAACGCTCCCATGAATCGAGACTTCTCGACCATCCTTGGCCGAGAGTTTACATTCCTGATGGCAGGTGCCGGTGGTCGAGTCGCACGAGCCCTGGAGCAACTCGGTCAGGGCGGCGAATCCCTTGCAGTGAGCTCCTTCAAACAAGCGGCTTGATTGTCCAACCACGTCTTCACTGGTATACCCAGTGATTCGTTCAGCCCCCCGGCTCCAGGCCACGATGCGGCCCGAGGCATCGACGGTGAAGACGCCGTCGGCCATCTCATCGACGATGGTGCTCAGGAGGCTCGGATCGCGTCGGAAGTCGAGGTCCATGGCCTTGCTCGGAGAGAGGGCGGCCGATCGATTGAGGGTCAGGGGTTGCTCGGCGGCTCGCAGAGTTCGGTAAGCACGCCGTGGGTGCTCTTGGGGTGGGCGAAGGCAATCCTCATGTGGTGGGCCCCGGCACGGGGAGTCTCGTCAATCATGCGGAGCCCGGCAGCTTTCCACTCGGCGATCCGGTCTTCGATCCGATCGACCGTGAACGCGACGTGGTGCATTCCCTCCCCTCGTTTTTCGAGAAAGGCGGCGATGGTACTGGTCGGGTCGGTCGGTTCGAGCAGTTCGAAGCGGACGTCACCGATCCGAAAGAAGCCGACGCGGACTTTTTGGTCGGCGACTTCCTCGATTCCTTCGAACTCGGCACCGAGGGTTTCTTCATAATAGGCTCGGTGATCGTCGATGGACTTCACGGCGATCCCGAGATGATTGAGGGCTTTGACAGGGGCCATGACAAGGGTTCCTGTTCGGGAGTTCGGTAAGTTAAGGGCGAGGCCTGGGTTATTCGAACTCAATGAGGACCTGACCCTGCTGCACACCATCCCCCTCACCGGCATTGATCTTGGCAATGGTACCGGCGATCGGAGCAGTGATGACCGTCTCCATCTTCATCGCTTCAAGGACGATGAGGATATCGTTCACCTGGATTGCCTGTCCGGGTTGCACGGCAACCCGAGAGACGACCCCCGCAAGTGGGCTGCGGCAGACCTTGCTTTCGTCGGCCACAAGAGCCTGGCCCGCCGAGGCCGGGGCGGGCGTTGCGGGGGTTGGTGCCCCGGATACCCGAGCATGCCCCAAGGGGGGCACATAGCTGTGCCGGGGAGTCTCCGGTTCGGCCACCTCGACTTCGACCTCGTACACGTTCCCATCAACGGTGATTTTGAGTTTCAACGCTCGCTCCTACCATGCGGGATCGCCAGGGTGTGCGAGGCCTGGACCGTGACGCGCCCCTGACGGGCCCAGGCGTCTGAGCCGAGGAGCCGGATCTGTCGCACATGGGCCCGCTTGCCGAGAAAGGCCGCGACTGCGGCGGCGATGACAAAGACGAGTTCCTGGTTGATCGGCGCAGCTGCCGAGGTGCCTGTTACGGTGGAGGCCCCCTTGGCTTCGATGGCCGAGACGCGATCGGTGAGTTGCGCGACCTCGCGGCGGAGGGCGTCTACCGCCTCGACGAGCCTGATCAGGTCAGTCGGCTCGGGGTTCATGAGTGTGGTCCTCCGTTCGGGTTAAAGCGGGATGAGACCGTGCTTCTTCGGGGGCCGAACTTCTCGCTTGGCGTGAAGATACTCCAAGGCCTGGGCGAGATGCCGGCGAGTGTCGGCAGGTTCAATAATGTCGTCGACGAGGCCGCGACCAGCGGAAACATACGGGCTTGAGAAGGTTGATCGGTATTGATCGATCAGCTCGGCGCGGCGGGCGACCTTGTCTTGAGCCTCCTGCATCTCCTTGCGGAAAACGATCTCAACGGCTCCCTCAGCCCCCATGACGGCGACCTCGGCCGTGGGCCAGGCAAAGACGCGGTCGGCGCCGAGGTCCTTCGAGCACATGGCCAGGTGGGCACCACCATAAGACTTGCGAAGGATCACCTGGATCTTCGGGACTGTGGCCGCCGAGTAGGCAAAGAGCATCTTCGCGCCGTGCCGAATGATGCCGTCGTGCTCTTGCTTGACGCCGGGCAGGAAGCCGGGAACATCCACAAAGGTGACCAGAGGAACATTGAACGCATTGCAGAAGCGGATAAACCGGCTTGCCTTGGTCGACGCGTTTACATCGAGGACGCCCGAGAGGACCGACGGTTGGTTGGCGATTACACCCACCGATCGGCCCAGAATGCGGGCGAAACCGACCACGATGTTGCGGGCATATCCTTCCTGAACTTCGAGGAAATCTCCCTGGTCCACGATCCCGCAGATCACGTTGCGGATATCGTAGCCTTGCTTTGGTTCGACTGGGACGATCCGAGCCAGCTCGGGGTTCGGATCGACGTTGTTCTCTGAAGGGATTCGAGGCGGATCCTCTAGATTATTCGCAGGCAGGAAGCTGAGCAGACGACGGCAGAGGTAGAGCGCATCCTCGTCGTTCTCGGCGATGAAGTGGGTGACACCGGAGAGGCTCATGTGGGCGTCGGGACCGCCGAGGGCCTCGGAGGTGATCTGCTCGCCGGTCACCTGTTTGATGACTTGCGGGCCGGTGATAAACATTTGCGATTGTCGCGTCTGGATAATGAAGTCGGTCAGCGCGGGTGAGTAGGCCGCTCCTCCCGCACAGGGACCACAGATCAAGGAGATCTGAGGGACCGCTCCAGACAATTGGACATTTGTGTAAAAAACTCGTCCATAGCCGGAGAGGGAATCGATCCCTTCCTGCACCCGGGCTCCACCGGAGTCATTGATGAAGATGAAGGGGCTGCCGGTATGCAGCGCTTGCTCCATCACATCGGCGACCTTGTTCGAATGCGTCTCGCCGGCTGAGCCTCCGAGAACGGTGAAGTCCTGGCTGGCGAGGTGGACGAGTCTGCCGTCGATCGAGCCGGCCCCGGTGACGACGCCATCGGCGGGAACCTCCTTCCCCGCCATGCCGAAGTGGACCTGGCGATGCTGGGCGAAGAGGCCGAACTCCTCGAAGCTGTCGGGGTCGAGCAGGGTGCTGACACGCTCTCGGGCCGTCAGCTTGCCTTGATCCTTCTGCTTGGCCAGGCGATCGGGACCGCCTCCCTGACGGAGATGTTCCTTTCGGGCGCGGAGTTCCGCGACCAAATCGTCCATCGTTTTCTTCGCATTGCCGCTCATCGCTTCCTGTCCTTTCTCGGATCACGAGGGCTCGACGGTCACCGCGTGGCTCGTGTTGCCGATGCGGACCTGGTAGGTGATGGGGCTCGTGACGGGGCCTTTCGCGTCGATGGCCTTGGCGGCCGGGCTGGCGGCGGCAGCCGCAGCAGCCGCCGTGACCGGATCCCTGCCCAGATTTTTCGGGCCTTCGCTGCGGTGGGCAAAGAACTTGGGAGCGACTTGCGGGAACATCGCGTAGGTCAAGACGTCTTCATCCGATCCGTTGCAACCTTCGAGGGCAAGGGCCTTCCCTCGTAATTCTTCCCACTCGGGCTTGAGCAGGTCAGCGGGTCGGGTGGTGATCGGCTCTTTCTTGGCATGTGCGGCCGCAAGGGCGATGACCTCAGGGTCGCGATCGCCGATGGTCTCGCCGTAATACCCGAGCATCAGATCGGCGAACTCTCCGGTAAGGACCTTGTAGGGACCCATCATCACATTGAACACTGCCTGAGTGCCAACGATCTGGCTCGACGGCGTGACCAACGGCGGATAGCCGGCCGCCTTGCGGACGTTGGGTACCTCGTTCAGCACGTCCTTCACACGGTCGCCTGCCCCTTGCTGCTTGAGCTGGCTTTCCATGTTGGAAATCATGCCGCCAGGAATCTGGCTGTCGAAAATCTCGGTCTCGACCCCGACGAACTTCGACTCGAACTCGGCATATCGGGGGCGAATCTTGGCGAAGTGATCCTTGATCTTTAGTAGGCGAGCCTTGTCGAGCCGGGTCGTGTAGTCAGTCGCCTGGAGCATCTCGACAAGCGCTTCGGTCGGATTATGGCCGGGGCCGAGGCTCAGGGAGGAGATGCAGGTGTCCACAATGTCAGCGCCGGCCTCGATCGCCTTCATCAGGCTGACGAGCGTGACGCCGGTGGTGGCGTGAACATGGACATGGACCAGCGTATCCTCGCCGCAGGCCTCCTTGATCCCTTTGACGATCTCGAAAGCCGGCTGTGGGCGCAAGAGCGCGGCCATGTCCTTGATGCAAATGGAGTCGCAGCCGAGATCCTGCAACTGCTTGGCCATTTCGATGAACTTGTCGACCGTGTGCAAAGGGGAGGTCGTGTAGCAGATCGTTCCCTCGGCGTGCTTGCCGGTGCGTCGGACGGCTTCGAGAGCGCGGCGAAGATTTCGGATGTCGTTCAATGCGTCGAAGACGCGGAAGACATCCATCCCGTTCTCGGCCGATTTGTCAACGAAGCGGTCGACGACGGTGTCTTCGTAGTGACGGTAGCCGAGCAGGTTTTGCCCGCGGAGGAGCATCTGCAATCGGCTGTTGGGCATAAGTTTGCGGAAAGTGCGCAGGCGTTCCCAGGGGTCTTCGTTGAGGAAGCGGATGCAGGAGTCGTAGGTCGCCCCTCCCCAGCACTCAACACTCCAGTAACCGGCCTGGTCGATGTCTTCGCAAATGGGTGTCATGTCCTCAAGAGCCATCCGGGTGGCCAGGAGGCTCTGATGACCGTCTCGGAGGGCGAGCTCCGTGACCTCGACCGTTCGTGGCATCGTTCGGGGCTCCAATCGAGGAGATGGGGGGTTAATCATTCGGAAGAGAGGAAGGGGGGAGAGCAGCGTCAGGCTCGACGTCGGTCTATAGGCGGGGGGGAGCGCCCGGGAGGCCGAGGGCATCGATCAGCCGATCTGCGGCGGCCGAGGCGGTGAGCTGGCCCTCGCGGACCTCCGACTCAAGCTCCGCCGCCAGTTTTGCGATGCCCGGACCTTCCTTCAGGATACGCTGCAAATGGTCGTTCACCAGATCCCACATCCAGCGAATTGCCTGGCTCTGCCGTCGTTGGTGGAAGACCCCGACACGTTTGAGGGTCTCACGATGTTTGAGCACTGCATTCCAGATCGCGTCGAGTCCGAGATTCTCCAGGGCGCTGCAGGCCAGGACCGGCGGTTGCCAGGGGCTTTCGGGCGGGTGCATGACGCGCAGAGCATTCTGATACTGGTTCACCGCGCGGAGGACATTCGGCCGGTTGCTGCCGTCGGCCTTGTTGACAGCGAGCAGATCGATCATCTCGATCAGCCCTCGCTTGATTCCCTGCAACTCGTCTCCGGCTCCGGCGATCAGGACCGCGAGAAACGTATCAACCATGTCGGCAACAGTCGTCTCGGACTGGCCGACGCCGACGGTTTCGACCATCACAACATCGAATCCGGCGGCTTCGCAGGCGAGCATCGTTTCCCGGGTACTACCGGCCACACCGCCGAGGGTTGCCCCGCTCGGGGAGGGGCGGATGTAGGCGTTCGGTTCGAGGCTCAGGCGTTCCATTCGAGTTTTGTCGCCGAGAATGCTGCCCCCGGTCACTCGGCTGGACGGGTCGATCGTCAGCACGGCGACTCGGTGGCCGGCAAGGATCAGGTTGAGGCCCAGGGCATCGATCAAAGTGCTCTTGCCCGCGCCGGGGACTCCCGTGATTCCCAGGCGGATCGATTGACCGGCGTGCGGCAGCAGCTTGTTGAGAACGCGGCGAGCCAGCTCTCGATCTTCGGCCCGTCGCGATTCGATGAGGGTGATGAACCGGCTGAGCACGCCTCGCGATCGTGCCAGAACCCCCTCGACGTACTGCTCGGCGGTCAGACGTCGTCGTGGGGGGGGAATCGGGGGCTCGGGCGGGAGCGTCATGGTGGGCTCAAGGTCAGGGCGCGGGCCATCGGTCATGGTCCGGATGCGTCAAGCAGCGCCGGCGGGTTCCTCGTGGTCCTGCGGATCGAGCAGGTTGAGCAGCTTGAGGGCCGCGTCGGTGATCACGGTCCCGGGACCGAAGACGGCGACTGCGCCCGAGCGGTACAGTTCCTCGTAATCCTGAGGAGGAATCACCCCGCCGACGACCACAAGAATGTCGTCGCGGCCAAGGTCGTCGAGCGCTTTGCGAATCGCTGGGACGAGCGTCAGATGACCGGCCGCGAGGGAGCTGACGCCGACGAGATGGACATCGTTGTCCACGGCCACTCGGGCGGCTTCCTCGGGGGTCTGGAACAGGGAGCCGACATCAACATCGAAGCCGAAGTCGGCGAAGGCGGTAGCCACGACCTGCTGGCCGCGGTCGTGGCCGTCCTGACCGAGCTTGGCAATGAGAATCCGGGGGCGTCGCCCTTCGTGTTCGAGGAACTGCTCGACCCGCTGCTGCACGCGAGCAACGGCCCCATTCCGCTCGCCGAACTGGCGGGCATAAACGCCGCTGATCTCGTGCATCTCGGCCTTGTGGCGGCCGTAGATCTTTTCGAGGGCGAGGCTGATCTCGCCGCCGGTGGCTCGGGCTCGGGCTGCGGCAATCGCCAGTTCGAGCATATTACCCGAGCCGGAGCGAGCAGCCTCGGTCAGGGCGTTGAGCGCGGAATCGACGACACCTTGATCGCGGTTCGCTCGCAGCTCGGCCAGGCGGCGGACCTGAGCCTCACGGACGGCGTGATTGTCGACCTTAAGAACCTTGATTGGATCTTCGCGCTCAAGAATGTACTTGTTTACGCCAACAATAGTTTGCACGCCCGAATCGATGTCGGCCTGGGTCCGTGCGGCGGCCTCCTCGATCCTCATCTTGGGGATGCCGGCCTCCAGGGCCTTGGCCATGCCGCCAAGCTGCTCGACCTCGTACAGATGCGCCCAGGCCCGGTGGGCCAGTTCGTGGGTCAGACGCTCGATAAAATAGCTGCCTCCCCAGGGATCGACCACCATGTCGGTGTCGGTTTCTTCCTGAAGGAAGAGTTGAGTGTTGCGAGCAATTCGGGCGGAAAAATCGGTCGGAAGCGCAAGTGCTTCATCAAGCGAGTTGGTGTGCAGACTCTGGGTGTGTCCCTGAGTCGCGCCCATCGCTTCAATGCAAGTTCGGATGACGTTGTTGTAGACGTCCTGCGCGGTCAGGCTCCAGCCGCTGGTCTGGCTGTGGGTGCGGAGTGACATGCTCTTGGGGTTCTTCGGGTCGAACCCCTTGACGATCTTCGCCCAAAGGAGGCGAGCCGCGCGAAGTTTAGCGATCTCCATGAAGATGTCTTTGCCAATCGCCCAGAAGAAGGAGAGGCGAGGGGCAAACTCATCAATACTCAAGCCTGCCCGGATGCCAGAGCGGAGATACTCGAGCCCATCAGCCATCGTATAGGCGAGTTCGAGGTCGGCCGTTGCACCGGCCTCCTGCATATGGTATCCGCTAATGCTGATGCTATTGAATTTCGGCATGTGAGCCGAGGTGTATCGGAAAATATCGGAGATGAGCCGCATGCTCGGCTCGGGTGGATAGATATAGGTGTTTCGAACCATGAACTCCTTGAGGATGTCGTTCTGAATCGTTCCAGCGAGTTTTGCCTGAGGAACCCCCTGTTCCTCGGCGGCGACAATGTAGAGCGCCATCACCGGAAGGACTGCGCCATTCATGGTCATCGAAACGCTGATGTCGCCCAGGGGAATGCCGTCGAAGAGGATCTTCATGTCGAGGATGCTATCGACGGCCACGCCGGCCATGCCCACGTCGGCGGCGACTCTGGGGTTGTCCGAGTCGTAACCGCGGTGGGTCGGCAGGTCGAAGGCGACGGAGAGCCCTTTCTGACCGGCCGCGAGGTTGCGGCGGTAGAAGGCGTTCGACTCCTCGGCCGTCGAGAACCCGGCGTACTGCCGGACGGTCCAGGGGCGGACGACGTACATCGTGGTGTACGGCCCCCGGACGAACGGCGGGAGGCCGGGCATCGTCTGAAGGTGGTCCAGTCCGTCGAGGTCGCTTGACGAGTAAAGCGGCCGGACGGGAATTCCCTCGGGCGTCGGACGGGCGAGGGAGTCGATTGGTCGACCGGCCTCGGCCTCGGCGGCGGTTTGCCAACTTCGTCGATCGACCGAAGCTGACGAGCCACCCTGCCAGGGAACGTCCTTGAAGTTCGGGATCGTGCTCATTGCAGGGCCCCTTCCTCACGCAGCAGATCCCGGAGCGTCCCCAGGACATCGCATCGAATGAAAATGAATCGATCAACCCCCGCCGCGCGGTATCGGGCCTCGCCCGCTCCCGGATTGCCCGCCAGGACGACGGTTCGAGCCCCGGCGGCTTTCAAGGACACGGCCAGAGGTTCGGCCAAAGCGTCGTAGTTCACATCGGTTGAGCAGATGACGGCAATCTTCGCTCCACTCTGGGTGAAGGCGTCGACGGCAGCCTGTGGATCCGTGAACCCGCTGTTGTTGACCTCCTCGAAGCCACCGGCCTGGAAGAAGTTGACAGCGTAGGTCGATCGGGCGATGAACTCGGCTGGCTTCCCCAGGTTGGCCAGGAAGACGCGGGGACGCTGGCCGGTCTGCTCGGCGAGCTGGTCTGCGGCCGCCCGGAGTTCTTCGAACGCGGCGGCGTAGGGATGAACAGCCAGGGGAGTGACCTGGGCCGGTTCGCGCCCGGACGAGGCCCCCACGAGGGTCGAGTGGATTTGGCCAAGCGTCGCCCCTTCGAGCGCGGCTTGCACGGCGGCCTCGGTCAGTGAGCCGGGTGCGCGGTTCGTATCGCGAGCGATCTCGGCAACGATCCTCAGCGCATCGCCGCACTGATGGTCCCGACGCCAGGCGACGAGCCGGGTCGAGGCCTCGGCCCGGAGCCGGGCGTAGTCGGGGCGGGTGCGGACGAGCCGTTCCTCACGCACGTCGGGGTGCTCGGTCACGCCAGTCACGACGAGCTTGCGAGTGGCGATGTCCTTGCCTCTCGCGGTTTCAACGGCCGCAATCTGCTCGGCGACCCAGCCGTCGAGGCAGGCGGCAATCATCCCGCCTCGTCCTTCGACCTGCTGAAGAATTCCCCAGGCCGATTCCGCCAGTTGGTCAGTCAGGGTTTCGAGGAACCAGGACCCTCCGGCCGGGTCGATCACGCGGTTCAGATGCGATTCTTCCTGCAGGATGATCTGCGTATTGCGGGCCAGGTGCCGGGTAAACTGGTCACTCAGGCCGATGGCGGCGTCCATCGGCGCCGTGCCGATGGCGTCGGCACCACCCACGGCTCCAGCGAAGCAGCAGACTGTGTTTCGCAAGAGATTAACCCAGGGATCGACGCTCGTGAGCACGCGACGGCTGGTCCGTGCTCGAAGTTGCATTGTACGGCCAGAATCGGGATTGCCCCCGCACTCGG
Coding sequences within it:
- a CDS encoding methylmalonyl-CoA mutase family protein, with translation MIEKSLNITADFPPSSYEQWRTNAEAELKGAPFEKKLVGRTFEGIDIQPLYTADHWSSDGDPSGFPGFAPLTRGDRVLGNAVSGWDIRQEHLHPDPVEANRAILDDLEHGVSSIQLRLDAAACAGLDADDRAAIGLAGHDGVMAYSLVDFDRVLEAVRLDIAPISIDCGGAFLPGAALLAAQLQRRAINPASVRCAFNADPIGALMREGRLGAPLDSALSDLADLAVWTASKYPNATAVEVGTGPYHHAGASSTQDLAFAVATGLEYLRAMTAAGLDVNTAARQIAFGVSLGTQFFRAIAKLRALRAMWARVVAECGGNPDSGRTMQLRARTSRRVLTSVDPWVNLLRNTVCCFAGAVGGADAIGTAPMDAAIGLSDQFTRHLARNTQIILQEESHLNRVIDPAGGSWFLETLTDQLAESAWGILQQVEGRGGMIAACLDGWVAEQIAAVETARGKDIATRKLVVTGVTEHPDVREERLVRTRPDYARLRAEASTRLVAWRRDHQCGDALRIVAEIARDTNRAPGSLTEAAVQAALEGATLGQIHSTLVGASSGREPAQVTPLAVHPYAAAFEELRAAADQLAEQTGQRPRVFLANLGKPAEFIARSTYAVNFFQAGGFEEVNNSGFTDPQAAVDAFTQSGAKIAVICSTDVNYDALAEPLAVSLKAAGARTVVLAGNPGAGEARYRAAGVDRFIFIRCDVLGTLRDLLREEGALQ